One Pseudonocardia sediminis DNA window includes the following coding sequences:
- a CDS encoding DEAD/DEAH box helicase, with protein MARRGQPQTRARRGAPRDRRRGNDRGGNGSGGNGTANGDVLSVLARSVREVQAAIRGDRVTSVTRTKFQAVALLLREERARVKADTGIGERQQTEKLKRLDEIAKTLAMTAVRDQALLALLDENAVVSDEARSLTRDVLRNAGIEAAEPEAPPVEEAPAAPAAPRIVPQSVVSRQMANPFLAPDFSAARPTGPRPTRLAGWELLGPLLRSFERAGGGAPACMTLPAPSPTRPRDGLELMPHQARLVAAAAAGHRTFLLADEPGLGKTAQALRAAEAANAYPLLVVVPNVVKTNWVREAGLWAPRRKATVIHGNGDSIDGFADIVVVNYEVLDRHVGWLGDFGFRGMVVDEAHFIKNKTSQRSQHVLELSARIRSFTARPLLMALTGTPLINDIEDFLAIWQFLGWVDEAKPLADLMDALAETGLTPADPGFYPAARQCVVDRGIVRRRKVDVAADIPARRIADLPVELDGPAGRSIRAAERDLARRMVSRYTDALSTRRSGAGDADGIDHDLVRQVAKWEQKDAASASNGDNVFSMMRRIGQAKAALAADYAAQLARSAGKVVFFAKHVDVMDVAEEVFAKQGVRFSSIRGDQTAAARQRNIDAFVNDAGVGVAVCSLTAAGVGINLQVASNIVLAELSWTAAEQTQAIDRSHRIGQTEPVTAWRIIAAQTIDARIAELIDGKAGLAAAALDGSEEEVGSSADVQLQALVALLTEALSSGTS; from the coding sequence GTGGCTCGACGAGGCCAGCCCCAGACCAGGGCTCGCCGTGGCGCCCCGCGGGACCGACGACGCGGCAACGACCGCGGCGGCAACGGGAGCGGCGGCAACGGCACCGCCAACGGCGACGTCCTGTCGGTGCTCGCCCGCTCGGTCCGGGAGGTCCAGGCCGCGATCCGCGGTGACCGGGTGACGTCGGTGACCCGCACGAAGTTCCAGGCGGTCGCGCTGCTGCTGCGCGAGGAGCGCGCCCGGGTCAAGGCGGACACCGGCATCGGTGAGCGGCAGCAGACCGAGAAGCTCAAGCGTCTCGACGAGATCGCGAAGACCCTGGCGATGACCGCCGTCCGCGACCAGGCGCTGCTGGCCCTGCTCGACGAGAACGCCGTCGTCTCCGACGAGGCCCGCTCGCTGACCCGCGACGTGCTGCGCAACGCCGGGATCGAGGCCGCCGAGCCCGAGGCCCCGCCCGTCGAGGAGGCCCCCGCCGCCCCCGCCGCGCCGCGGATCGTGCCGCAGTCGGTCGTCTCGCGGCAGATGGCCAACCCCTTCCTCGCCCCGGACTTCTCGGCCGCCCGCCCGACCGGCCCCCGGCCGACCCGCCTGGCCGGCTGGGAGCTGCTCGGCCCGCTGCTCCGCTCGTTCGAGCGCGCCGGCGGCGGAGCCCCGGCCTGCATGACCCTCCCGGCGCCGTCCCCGACGCGCCCCCGCGACGGCCTGGAGCTGATGCCGCACCAGGCCCGCCTCGTCGCCGCGGCCGCGGCCGGGCACCGGACGTTCCTGCTGGCCGACGAGCCGGGCCTGGGCAAGACCGCCCAGGCGCTGCGCGCCGCCGAGGCGGCGAACGCCTACCCGCTGCTCGTCGTCGTCCCGAACGTCGTCAAGACGAACTGGGTGCGCGAGGCCGGGCTGTGGGCACCGCGCCGCAAGGCGACCGTGATCCACGGCAACGGCGACTCGATCGACGGCTTCGCCGACATCGTCGTCGTCAACTACGAGGTGCTCGACCGCCACGTCGGCTGGCTCGGCGACTTCGGGTTCCGCGGGATGGTCGTCGACGAGGCGCACTTCATCAAGAACAAGACCTCGCAGCGCTCCCAGCACGTCCTGGAACTCTCGGCGCGCATCCGGTCGTTCACGGCGCGCCCGCTGCTGATGGCCCTCACCGGTACCCCGCTGATCAACGACATCGAGGACTTCCTCGCGATCTGGCAGTTCCTGGGCTGGGTCGACGAGGCCAAGCCGCTGGCCGACCTGATGGACGCCCTGGCCGAGACCGGCCTGACGCCGGCCGACCCGGGCTTCTACCCCGCCGCCCGCCAGTGCGTGGTGGACCGCGGCATCGTCCGGCGCCGCAAGGTCGACGTCGCCGCGGACATTCCCGCGCGCCGCATCGCCGACCTCCCCGTCGAGCTGGACGGCCCGGCCGGCCGGTCGATCCGCGCCGCCGAGCGCGACCTCGCCCGCCGGATGGTCTCCCGCTACACCGACGCGCTGTCCACCCGGCGTTCCGGCGCCGGTGACGCCGACGGCATCGACCACGACCTGGTGCGCCAGGTGGCGAAGTGGGAGCAGAAGGACGCGGCGTCGGCGAGCAACGGCGACAACGTCTTCTCCATGATGCGCCGGATCGGCCAGGCCAAGGCCGCCCTGGCCGCCGACTACGCCGCCCAGCTCGCGCGCAGCGCAGGGAAGGTCGTCTTTTTCGCCAAGCACGTCGACGTGATGGACGTGGCCGAGGAGGTGTTCGCCAAGCAGGGCGTCCGGTTCTCCTCGATCCGCGGCGACCAGACCGCGGCCGCGCGCCAGCGCAACATCGACGCCTTCGTCAACGACGCGGGTGTCGGCGTCGCGGTGTGCTCGCTGACCGCGGCCGGGGTGGGCATCAACCTGCAGGTCGCGTCGAACATCGTGCTCGCCGAGCTGTCCTGGACCGCCGCGGAGCAGACCCAGGCCATCGACCGGAGCCACCGCATCGGCCAGACCGAGCCGGTCACCGCGTGGCGCATCATCGCCGCACAGACGATCGACGCCCGGATCGCCGAGCTGATCGACGGCAAGGCGGGTCTCGCCGCGGCGGCCCTCGACGGCTCCGAGGAGGAGGTCG